GGTAACAACGGGGCAAGAGTGTTACTGTTACACTTGGAACTTCAATCTTGGCTGGTCTGTCAAATGGGAAAGAAAGATGGAGTGTACTATCACCAACTGACTCCAAATAGTCCTGACAAATGATGATTAAGGCGGGATTCAGCATTTTTAAACCACGAAACACTTCCATGCGAATGCAACctagacaaaataaaatatctaGCCAGAAGAACTTTGTAGGAGAGCACAACTCTGTTAAGCAAACTGAACTGTAAAACTAAGCCACATGCATTAACTGTAACACTTATCTATGCTGCATAAAATCACCATTTGAgttttataaaagcttcaacAAGAGTACATGTATTTCTACAATATATGCATCAAACTCCAACAATTTTGTTGTGAGTTAAAGAGACAGCTGAAAATAATCCAGTTATTTATACAAATCTAATAAtcaaagactttttttttttgagaaaataatcaaggaCTTTTTGCTTCTACAATATATGCATCAAACTCCAACAAAACTGTTGTAAGTTCCATACACAGCGAAAAATAATCCAGTGATTAATACAATATAATCAAGGACTTTTTGCCAGATGCATAGAGAAGAGCCAAATAGTTTTAGATGAAATGTAGCTGGCAAAACAAACGAGAGCATTGCACACAAGGTACTCCCCACCAATGAGGCATATACACCAAATTCTGGCACAAACGAAGCTACGACAGCCAGCACAATCACCACAATAGCGCGACTGATGTATATTGTAATTTTGCCTAGTCCTGTTGAATCACTATTGTTGTTTCTGCGGATGCTTTTGAGTTTTCCTTCTATAATTTCATTAATTGGGTGTAACATGATTGGGAATGTGAACATAAGCCCCAGGCATAATCCTACCTGTCACCATCATATAAAATGCAAGAGTTCAAACATTGAGCAATAGGAAATGCAACAAAAACTTTAATATAAACAATGAAATATTATGAACTCCTGGCATTAGAAGCTTATTCGGGCACTTTAAGACTATAATGCTTAAAATTTGAGATGTTAATGTGTAAAATGGTTTATTGTAGACATGTCTAAGGACAAACTACCAATGCCCACATGTGCATAATATGTGCTAACCAAAGCAAAATACACACCACTACATATTCTACACTTAGCATTTCACGTCTGATGCAATAGACACAACACAGCATGGTGTCATGTCCAATGTGTCCAAATACACAAACACACTCAGTGGACAGAATTTAGAAAGAATGATTTCATGTAAAACAGATTAACTGACAGGACACCAATTGACACATCCAACCGAAAAGTGAAAACCAAATAGTTTAAGCAACCAAACATCATCATTCTAGCCAGTAACATCCTCAAATAACATGAACCAAACAAATATAACAAGAGGGTTCAATAAATTTCAGAAAGCAATGTCAATTCTAAGTAACTTATAAGTGCTTGATATATGATCAATTTaaatactaaaaataataatgtgaaAGCATATTTCTGGAAGGTGGTATCAGGTATTTTCCAATTATAAATCTAAAATGAAGCAATACATGCTGGTTGAGGAAGAGAAACTAGAAAAATATAGAGCATTGTAAAAACTGCAAGAACACTAATAACCATGTTAAGCAAAAACATATGAGAAGGGCATAAAAATATGGATGTCTTTACCTGTACAGCAAGAGATGACCAAGTTCTAGGGAGATTAAGGGTCACAATATCTCTGGTTTCTTCGCCAAAAGCTATGTAACCGCATAACCCAAAAAGAATATATACAAGTGTTATCCCACTAAAAGTCTGAGCCAACAACTTTGGGAATTTAGATTTATCCTGCATAGAATTCTCTAGGGCAAGTGTCATTCCAAACCCCTCAAAACAAAACACGGCCATGCCTGCTGCAAATGGCAACCCCCCAATGTTCGATGTGATTGCCGTTCTTTCACTAAATGGAAATCCATCATCTAAGGTCTGCCGTACATCTTCTTTCATTACAATTCCCATAGCTAGGACATTgcacacatcagcaaaaatgcTAAATGGTGCTAAAGCTGATAAGCTCCCTATCCATGACAATCCAATTTCAACCGGTACAAGCATAAATATGTAGGAGGTAATTGGTGGTCCATTTCTTTGGAATACAGAATCAAGGTTTTGCCCAATAAATATCAAATACGCAACAGATCCTGCACATTGTGCAACCACAAGTAATAATTCAGTAACAAACCGACCCAATGCTCCAAAGCATCTGTAACCAAGGTCTCCATATGATCTTGATTCCACTAACGGCTCTTCTAATGCCAACTTATCTCTGCACCAAACCTATATCAATGAAACAAAAATCAAACTATGTAATGACAATAAGCACATCGGATCCAAATTCcctacatttaaaaaaaatacaaagttaCATCCATTAATTGATCTCATCCATCAATTTGAGATCGGTCGGCTCACACTACAGATTCACTATTGTTTTTGAGATCAGACTACCGAGATCAATTAATGCATCGCACATTACAGCACGGAATTAAATCCTGCACAGTAATGGCAGGAAATGCAACATAAAATATGTTCCATGTAACTTCAAATCAGTCCttttattaatgaaataattttaCCTAAGTTGGACGAAGTCAATTAAGTAGACAACCCCATTCCCCAagaaaacacaataaaaaatactcaaataaaatataaaaaggacAACTTGAAAACTTGTGAAAGTGGTGGAAGAAAGCAATTAATAGTTAATTATGATCTCTTCACATAAACAAATAAGAAAGATCCGATTTTGATTTGAGGTACAAAATTCTTAATTCTCAAATAAAGCTATATGAGCTAATCAAACAGCATTCTCACCTAGAAGAATCAAATTCTAAGGTCATTTTTTcagaattgaaaaagaaaaagattctAAACAatgaaatgaatttgaaaagaaaaacagagAAAAAGTGAAGATGACCCACAAGTAAAAGCATGCAATAGTAAGTTGAAATGCCAACGATAGCAACACCAATAGACCCAGCAACCCAACCAGCAATCCGAAAAGCAAAGGGTAAACCCAAAATACCAGTTCCAACTACAGTGACAATAATATTCCCtaaagtttgaagctttgtagCTCTTTTCGAAGATAACAAAGGGGTTGTGTTGGATTTAGGGTCGTGATCCATTTTGTTATCGAAATCTGATACTAACACACAATTGGGGTATCAAGATTTAAAGAAAATTGGGGATTAAATTGAAATTAGGGTTCATCCCCCATGAGATAGAAATCATAAGGTTATTATAGATTCAGAAGCGTgtaaagggaaaaaaattgaaatatttactGTGAAAAGAAAGTTTGAAAAATTACCAAGAAAAGAAAGGAATAACGAAGGTGAATGCATGTGAATCATGCATTGAACTAGTATAGTCCAAAAGCAGAGTGTTTATTTCCTGTTACGGTAAACGAGGACCTGAATTGACAGAAGAAAACGTCGATTTTTCATAATCAGAAGATGAACATGAGACAAAAGGGCTAAgttgtcaacaaaaaaagaaaagttttctttgtaaaaaaaaagttttcttttagaggtaaaaaataaaaaaaaaaaggtttataTGTACTAGTATGTGTTTTTTTccttaccaaaaaatatatgtatgtgttttttttataaaaaaaaaaatatttactaaaTTTAAAGGATATTTATCATATCTCTATCCGGATTTGGGTTATTCGGTTGTATAATGGAAGAGGACAatttgatactccctccgtcctgaAATTATTGTCATAATTTGACGGTGTGAACTATTCATACAAGctattttgaccatatttttttatgaatttataaagataaatattagcatatgagatcttgttagatttgcctcgatgagtactatcaaaatatcaattttttataacttttaataatacacaactaaagatattaatgatcaaaattgtgcgggtacggtaccggtaccTGGTACggcatttttagaaaaattaaagtaCGGGTACGctcgtataattttttttaatatagctatatacttaaaataataaaattatattcttaaaacaaataactaaacataaaaaatagcaaactttaaaagtagttatattGTCGTTTACATGTTTAGGAAAGTAGGAGTAGTAGTAAGACTATGCGgctctacttttaaaaataaataaaaatggaagGAGACTTAAttgattctaattttaaactaaagtggatctttattaaaaaataaacaaataaaaaaaaaatgagattgaaaagtgttgcaaaaaaaaaaaaaaaattttgatgaaatatgtACCACGTGTGTACCCTAAGAGTACCACGCGCGTACCTCGGAAGTACCATGCGTGTACCaacatgaaaaaacaaaaaaaaaactcggtaCTTTGAGGGTACGTACCAtgggagtaccatacgcgtactGGTACCTGGTACGTACAAGATACCGGTACTCTGTCTAAAACGGAGTACCCGTGCAACATAGGTGTGCAGTAGTAATATGTGACAATTATTtcgagacggagggagtataattttaaaagattttagtCGTTGATGATGATGACAACCTTACAAATACcactttaaatgtaatttataaagaaatttttcGAAATTTGTAGGATTGTTTGTACTTTCATGTTTACATAAGTTGGTGGAAATATATTAGACAATGTCATTAATATAATTGCCTAAGTATTTTTGGTTTCTACGTGTATGAATTACTTTGTTTATTAGTCCActgatatataatataatcaaCGCACGGGCATGGtgactaataatagagtaataGAAACAATGCGGAACAACATCACAGTAATGCGAAAAGCATAAAAGCATCACAGTAATGTGAAAAGCATGGTATAATGCTACTCGTGCAAGAGCATGATTCATGAACATTACTGTTTGTTTGTCGCCTACAAAAATGACTATATAGTTTGAGTAATTCAAAAGTAAGGTTCGACAATTATGGATAAGTCAACCATACTCAAAATATTGTGAGAAGCAT
This genomic interval from Trifolium pratense cultivar HEN17-A07 linkage group LG6, ARS_RC_1.1, whole genome shotgun sequence contains the following:
- the LOC123890278 gene encoding amino acid transporter ANT1 codes for the protein MDHDPKSNTTPLLSSKRATKLQTLGNIIVTVVGTGILGLPFAFRIAGWVAGSIGVAIVGISTYYCMLLLVWCRDKLALEEPLVESRSYGDLGYRCFGALGRFVTELLLVVAQCAGSVAYLIFIGQNLDSVFQRNGPPITSYIFMLVPVEIGLSWIGSLSALAPFSIFADVCNVLAMGIVMKEDVRQTLDDGFPFSERTAITSNIGGLPFAAGMAVFCFEGFGMTLALENSMQDKSKFPKLLAQTFSGITLVYILFGLCGYIAFGEETRDIVTLNLPRTWSSLAVQVGLCLGLMFTFPIMLHPINEIIEGKLKSIRRNNNSDSTGLGKITIYISRAIVVIVLAVVASFVPEFGVYASLVGSTLCAMLSFVLPATFHLKLFGSSLCIWQKVLDYIVLITGLFFAVYGTYNSFVGV